In Streptomyces sclerotialus, the DNA window CGATCCACGGCAGGAGTTCGTAGGCGGCGTCGCTGATCTCCAGTACGCGCTGGTCGAGGCGGTGCCACAGATTCCGGAACCGCCTGCGGTCGGCGGCCCGTGACGGCGCGGCGGTGAGCTTCGCGGCCATCACGTCCTCGGGGAGCACCGCGATGAGGTCGAGCCACAGCGGGCGGATCGCGAGGAGCCAGCGGCGGTAGCGGATACGGTCGGCGGCCATGTCGACCACGCGCACACTGCTGCCGGCGATGACGGGCAGGATGGTGGCGACCTGGATGAGGCTGGCCACCTTGTCGACGGCGTCGGGGTCGAGGGGGAGCGAAGCGCCGGTCAGCCCGTACACGAGGAAGAAACCGCGGTACCAGGGGTAGACGGCGCCGAACCAGCAGCCGACGGCCATGAAGCGCATGCAGAGCTTGAACAGCCGGGTGCTGTCCGGGTGATGGCTCGCCACCCTGCACAACAGGGCGCACAGCAGCAGCGCGAACGCCATCGGCAGGAGGTAGAACGCCAGGTAGGCGGTGCCGGGGAGGTGCCCGGCCTGGGCGCCGATGAAGTTGACGTTCCCGTCGGGCGTGGCGTCGGCGGGCGCGGTGAACGGGAAGAGCGCGCACAGCCCGGTGGCGGCGAGGGCCATGACGATGATGCGGGCCCGCGGGGAGGTGAGCTTGCGCCAGCGCGGTTCGGGGACCCGGGGCAGTACGCAGGAGTCGACCCAGCCGGTGAGCAGCACGCAGGAGACGCTGACCGAGAGGTGCTTGGGCAGGACCGCGCTGTTCTGGATGCCGGTGAGGTCGTCGAGGAGGTCCGAGAGCAGGCTCAGGCGCAGCGTGGCGCCGATCGCCAGGGCGAGGAAGGTGTAGAGGAGGGCACGCTTGCCGGCCGTGTCACGGTGGCGCAGGCGGTACAGGCACACGCCCCACAGCGGAATGATCGTGAGCAGGGCTATCGCGTCGTCGTCGGTCACAGGTGGGGCTGCCTAGTGGTCACAGGCTGTGTCTCAGCCGGTCGAGGAAGGGGTCGGTGGAGCCGGTCCGGGTGCCGGCGGCGGCCCGCCGGCGCAGGAGCGAGGCGAACGCCTCGGCCTCGTCCTCCCGGCGGACGTACTCGGGATCCTGCCGGGCGGCCTGGGCGCGGGCGCGGCCGAGGAGGGCGGGGCCCGCGTCGAGGTATTCGGGCGGGAGGTACTTGAAGGGCTGGGCCGCCTCCGGGGGCGGCTCGGGTATGTCGGGCGCCATGGTGGGCGGCAGCTCCATCGGCGGGTGGTCGAGCAGCATGTGCCCGATCTCGTGACCGAGGATGTGCAGTTCCTGGGCGCCGCGGGTCTCCGGTGCGACCCAGATGTGGTCGGTGCCGTCCGGGCCGCGCCACCACAGGCCGCAGGGGCGGCTGAGCATCATCGGGTGCGGATCGCGGTGCAGCTTCAGCGGCCGCACGTGCTGGTCCCGCACGGCTTCGAAGAGAGCGTCAAAAGTCAGCGGCTCAGGCAGATCGAGGGTGTCGAGCACGGTCTCGATGTGCCGCGTGCGGCGATGCTTCACTGCTGTCGATCCTCATGCGTCAGGGCCGGTCGGGTGCCTTCTCCTCCAGATCCCCCAGTCTCTGGACGAACTCCAGGCTAAGGCGCAGGCTGTCGGGCGACAGCCGGCGGGCACTGCGCGCGAGGAGGCTGATCTGCTCGTCGTCGCCGGCCGGCGCGGGCGCGGACTCGGCGGCGCGGGAGGCGACCAGGCGGCGCAGCTCCTCCAGGACCGCGTCGGCCGTGGGCCCGTCGGTGAAGTAGTCGAGCGGGACCTTGAAGAACCGTGCGAGGAGCCCGGCCTTCTCCAGCGACGGGTTGGGGCCGTCCTCCCGCCGCAGCATGCCGATGTACGCCGCGGTGATCTTCCCCTTGCCCTCGTCCTCGGCGATCTTGTCCGCCACCTGCTTGTTCGTGTACTCGACACGCTCACCCGGCCGGTCCGGGTGCAGATACGCACTGGCCTGGAACAGCAGGTTCAGTTTCGCTGCAAATGGCGTGGAATCTTTCATACTGCGAGGTCTCTCTCCGAGGTGGGCATCGCCCCACTCTACCGAGTGCCAAAGGATCGTTAGGTGCCCCTCACTCACTAAAGGATATTTGACTGACTGGGTGGGTGGCCTGTTTCATGTGTGACACCCCGCGCTGTGCAGGTGGGGCGGTCGGTGGTGCTGGACGGGGGTCTGCATCGCTGACCGGTTCGCGTCGGTGCCGCGGCCTTCCGGTCGCCGCACAGCGTGTCCGGCCGAAGGGCGGACACGAGACGGCCCGGCGACCGCTCGTGAAGGAGCGGGGCGCCGGGCCGCGTGGTGCGGAGCGGGACGTCAGGTCTCGTCGGTGCGGTCACGGTCCGTCAGGGAGTCCTTGACCCCCTTGGCCTGGTTCTTGGTCTCGTCCACCGCGTCCTTGGCCTTGCCCTTGGTCTGGTCGGCGCGGCCCTCACCCTTCATCCGGCGGTCGCCGGTGGCCTTGCCGGCCATCTCCTTGGCCTTGCCCTTGAGCTTGTCCATCGCGCCCTTGTCAGCCATGCCGGCACTCCTTCGTCTCGTTCGGCGGGACGGCAACCACGCTGCCCCACCCCTTGCCGGCCCGCACCCCGGGAAGGGCCGGGCCGGTACGGCCACCGGGCCGCCGGACTCCTCCTGACGACCCTCGTCCGGTCCTGTCACGCGGGACGCCGAGCAGGCAGCCTGCCGGGGGCTCCGCCCCGACAGCCGGCCCCCGGTCCGCGCCAGGTGGTGACCGCCCGGTGTCCGAGGTACCCCGTACCACCGATCCATGCACGGCGACCGGCGTCGCCCTGCGCAGGCCGTCCGGGGCCCGTCCCCGAGCCGGTGCCGGCGCTCCCCGGGTGACGGCCGGTCAGGTGTGAGCCGGGCGCGCGGCTCTGCGGCGTGGGGGGGGCAGCAGTGTTAAGAATTGGATATGACGGGACTTCGTCGGATTCGGCAGCGGTCATGGGCGTGGCCGCGCTCCCTGCTGAATCCGCGCAGCCTCGCCGGGCAGGTCTTCATCCTCCAGGCCGTGATCGTGGTGCTGCTGGTGGTCGCCGCGGTGACGGCCCTGGCCCTCCAGGCCAAGCGGGACAGCAAGCAGGCGGCC includes these proteins:
- a CDS encoding MAB_1171c family putative transporter, with the translated sequence MTDDDAIALLTIIPLWGVCLYRLRHRDTAGKRALLYTFLALAIGATLRLSLLSDLLDDLTGIQNSAVLPKHLSVSVSCVLLTGWVDSCVLPRVPEPRWRKLTSPRARIIVMALAATGLCALFPFTAPADATPDGNVNFIGAQAGHLPGTAYLAFYLLPMAFALLLCALLCRVASHHPDSTRLFKLCMRFMAVGCWFGAVYPWYRGFFLVYGLTGASLPLDPDAVDKVASLIQVATILPVIAGSSVRVVDMAADRIRYRRWLLAIRPLWLDLIAVLPEDVMAAKLTAAPSRAADRRRFRNLWHRLDQRVLEISDAAYELLPWIDGDLPRRGLAAARARGLHGADARAAAEAVCLRVARRAAAQDAPPAEDRPAAPYSPIRMSTDLATNARWLARVAGHYTSPLLDEIEETLTASRTTHR
- a CDS encoding CsbD family protein; translation: MADKGAMDKLKGKAKEMAGKATGDRRMKGEGRADQTKGKAKDAVDETKNQAKGVKDSLTDRDRTDET